In Arcobacter sp. CECT 8986, a single genomic region encodes these proteins:
- the mreC gene encoding rod shape-determining protein MreC yields MLYILDVNKLFGEKFTLLNNVKQFYINKVEAVDNFLDMYFYQASSIDNLKKENSELKQYKFLYESKNQKLKDIENSINSIDQINEKVTQSRVLSYVEFDDFTKVWLDKDKQDDKIEGLIVDNYAAGIVIKKNGKALALLNGNEKANYAVYIGETKAPGIIHNLSKSKYILAKYIPIWIDINIGDEVITSGMDNIFFKGLKVGKVVSINKMPDMQEAVIDPYAEVLKRRFFYIYKNSTQDTETKPEKIEEDKKSK; encoded by the coding sequence TTGTTATACATCTTAGATGTAAACAAACTTTTTGGTGAAAAATTCACCCTTCTAAATAATGTAAAACAATTTTATATAAATAAAGTTGAAGCAGTTGACAACTTCTTAGATATGTACTTTTATCAAGCAAGTAGTATTGATAATCTTAAAAAAGAGAACTCTGAATTAAAGCAATACAAATTCTTATATGAAAGCAAAAATCAAAAACTAAAAGATATAGAAAATAGTATCAATAGTATTGACCAAATAAATGAGAAAGTTACTCAAAGTAGAGTTCTATCATACGTTGAATTTGATGATTTTACAAAAGTATGGTTAGATAAAGATAAACAAGATGACAAAATTGAAGGTCTGATTGTTGATAACTATGCAGCTGGAATTGTTATTAAGAAAAATGGTAAAGCACTTGCTTTATTAAATGGAAATGAAAAAGCAAATTATGCTGTTTATATAGGTGAAACAAAAGCTCCTGGAATTATTCATAACTTAAGTAAAAGCAAATATATTCTTGCAAAATATATTCCTATTTGGATTGATATAAATATTGGTGATGAAGTTATAACTTCAGGAATGGATAATATTTTCTTCAAAGGTTTAAAAGTAGGAAAAGTTGTATCTATAAATAAAATGCCAGATATGCAAGAAGCAGTAATTGATCCATATGCAGAAGTTCTAAAAAGAAGATTTTTTTATATTTATAAAAACTCTACACAAGATACAGAAACAAAACCAGAAAAAATAGAAGAAGATAAAAAGAGTAAATAA